The following are encoded in a window of Gossypium raimondii isolate GPD5lz chromosome 13, ASM2569854v1, whole genome shotgun sequence genomic DNA:
- the LOC105784571 gene encoding nuclear transcription factor Y subunit B-9: protein MERGDGFNRFYKHAKSSSGLSIMHGDSSNSNTNTIINNNAANSNTMPPPCMVREQDQYMPIANVIRIMRRILPTHAKISDDAKETIQECVSEYISFITGEANERCQREQRKTITAEDVLWAMGKLGFDDYVEPLTVFLNRYRENENERTSLRSEPMLKRGIDYGPSMMMAPYGAGFHVGHQQGIFDGATAMGGYMRDGSSGGGGGPSSQASLANHFDPFGQFK, encoded by the exons ATGGAACGTGGTGATGGGTTCAATCGTTTTTACAAGCATGCAAAATCAAGTTCAG GGCTGAGCATCATGCATGGCGATTCTTCAAACTCCAACACCAACACCATCATCAATAACAACGCCGCCAACTCAAACACCATGCCTCCGCCGTGTATGGTACGTGAGCAAGATCAATACATGCCGATAGCCAACGTGATCCGCATCATGCGTCGCATCCTTCCGACGCATGCCAAAATCTCCGACGACGCAAAGGAAACCATCCAGGAATGCGTCTCGGAGTACATAAGCTTCATCACTGGGGAAGCCAACGAACGGTGCCAACGCGAGCAACGCAAGACCATCACTGCGGAGGACGTGCTTTGGGCCATGGGAAAGCTGGGTTTCGACGACTACGTTGAGCCCCTCACCGTATTCTTGAACCGGTACCGGGAAAATGAGAACGAAAGGACTTCGCTGCGCAGCGAACCGATGTTGAAGCGTGGGATAGACTATGGACCGTCTATGATGATGGCACCTTATGGAGCTGGATTCCATGTGGGACATCAGCAGGGGATTTTCGATGGGGCGACGGCCATGGGAGGGTACATGAGGGATGGTTCgagtggtggtggtggtggaccATCGTCACAAGCTTCTTTGGCTAATCACTTTGATCCATTTGGTCAGTTCAAATGA
- the LOC105783536 gene encoding uncharacterized protein LOC105783536: protein MSTIENVLIQIFERKNRIIDNVKQQILLFDHQLASKSLIDGFVPPPWLLSSSSFELNKDDLISGLLLPHSQHSIPYCSLYQQPVVTTDNVQLPHVLCSGVGVDASNEGLDKFLSGKTDQLDPSVTSPQDCRDEMVSDLCPDPCLSLARIQRSKSRQRALEHRNSAKVCKNVESFDKNDDACNSQNKVSKIASLMSGPVDKLELIRSGDNVVSYEVEKEERGQCRSKERSEYFYSGRVTRSSSVQPSKSMGGPSGAGNTCVAEQYEVAPMKSICKSGQHHVSHELLEPKVAEPVDNTESRLVKNEARGPCWSQERGEDICSGGITRSRSSVHPPMSVNCPPSAGKNFCVAKQDGILLTESINKSRLQPEAADELLQFVKPVENVVTFVVAEQERDQYPSKERGGSIYSGRVTRSRSSVRSPKSVDGLSCVGKTSEGATCDENMLIECISRSKAQPDVVDKSLALVKPTVISDETCGSRKARDHRSKEKGNDVYQGRLTRSRSSRQYQTMENDVVDQYNDGSTRSRSNHSAKLFKLDSSNTLENKVRQSKSTASNQFLYAKSSERSEGVELREVSGTQVDSLPCIDGSDLAELNQCDAFVAETDANSGELVEASASSASNLDGGNNSSLIKSLNRYERVELEVIGKSQQSSSAIKVLPKQLDFDDLGDCTVKEASSLLLKSENMINSLDKSSLTPLPCADNLDEVTSVHYQETYNSTHERQLPEEQEDFSKEEKLSETAFSKTSGGRISNLNVLSSVKGTPEVCTDVVTSTVPESIEISEQKTFMEDLPTTSKVCYEALHKNLLQDGAGSNIDVESGMDYLFEKDNGKVEEAKSVIMVREISHLNFNTDLCGGPPICSPPLLSVADASTIDAFGHPCAALFEETKGRSLKEKMESSPQNQDEVAMGRCIAGDTGSVLDQKHAKSSDKVAVQSIRPGKHSRSHVEGSWSHKRRKVDGQQSNSLSLSLNLMEEDAMQLNAKLLVDEEQNGGKYNRKERGRSENTPSNFMHKQFDVASVSSSPLANLENFDQSEDAPGTVYPSSIMFGSTRKCTADENQIILNVGDNSDFANIEHLACDERSKKESKCQLGEDGEFSTFLISSPCRPPTDFISADQSRPELEGFIIQTDDKQICNGGEGIGFEKLHLSNPTIERASLIEQLCKSACTRTPLPQFPTTYRMHQATGLYQSVPKGLLECTDLRSTLPKNDDRKSHLKVSSSCFGEETNCATSLCQSFPNGLLECMDLRSTFPENGDSSHLKISSSCFGEETNRAFLGGCFSDCLPLSSSQLIGNVKNPYLSPVGKFWDRIISNSDSSEKRGSLKLELPCINEENENTEEVVDAIHFQEATASKRLTCSAKRVPLAEIMECPNAPSVSGAEIFNVRDSLDSVNTAYSFIGTENCIKQKVEKQNATKRRDINKSKENCSIGPGMTTTKRTSESLRYKFSKPKLSQKTNPRKGGPSFSEKELKLNNIVSNVTSFIPLVQQKQAASIATGKRDVKVKALEAAEAAKKLAEKKENDRKMKKEALKLERVRLEQENLRQLELEKKKKEERKKKEADMAAKKRQREEEERLEKERKRKRIEEARRQRCASEENLCSKKDGKEKKCQARDERAQTIKVPNGEALKLEKMQRVGTNEGKMSAREISTTVSSTTDTIKTSTANEDFHAKAMSTLDRAKASDNNDADITIEQSYDISPYKGSDDEEDDGESEPNRKFVPPWASKNHVAWAIISQQKVDPEAIFPPESFCSISQVLLPRKLQQHRAS, encoded by the exons atGTCGACGATAGAGAATGTGTTGATTCAGATCTTCGAGAGGAAGAATCGAATAATCGATAACGTAAAGCAGCAAATCCTTCTCTTCGATCACCAACTGGCTTCCAAGAGTCTCATCGATGGCTTCGTTCCTCCGCCTTGGCTCCTCTCCTCTTCTTCCTTCG AGTTGAATAAGGATGATCTTATCTCAGGACTCCTACTTCCACATTCACAACATTCCATTCCTTACTGTTCTCTGTATCAACAGCCAGTTGTTACAACCGATAATGTACAATTACCCCATGTTTTATGCTCTGGAGTTGGAGTTGATGCTTCGAATGAAGGCTTAGATAAGTTCCTTTCTGGTAAAACGGATCAGCTGGATCCTAGTGTTACATCTCCTCAAGATTGTAGAGATGAGATGGTCTCAGATCTTTGTCCTGACCCTTGTTTATCACTAGCAAGAATCCAGAGATCTAAGTCTAGGCAACGGGCTTTAGAGCATCGGAACAGTGCAAAAGTGTGCAAAAACGTTGAGAGCTTTGACAAGAATGATGATGCTTGCAATAGTCAAAACAAAGTGTCCAAGATTGCATCTTTAATGTCTGGTCCTGTGGATAAGTTGGAATTGATCAGATCTGGTGATAATGTTGTGAGTTATGAGGTGGAAAAGGAAGAAAGAGGGCAATGCCGGAGCAAGGAAAGAAGTGAATATTTTTACTCCGGCAGAGTCACAAGATCAAGTTCTGTCCAACCTTCCAAGTCCATGGGTGGGCCTTCAGGTGCAGGTAACACTTGTGTTGCTGAGCAGTATGAGGTGGCACCTATGAAATCCATCTGCAAATCAGGACAACATCATGTTTCTCATGAGTTATTGGAACCAAAAGTTGCTGAACCTGTTGATAACACTGAAAGTCGTCTAGTAAAAAATGAAGCAAGAGGTCCATGCTGGAGCCAGGAAAGGGGTGAAGATATTTGCTCCGGTGGTATCACAAGGTCAAGAAGTTCCGTTCATCCTCCAATGTCTGTGAATTGTCCTCCAAGTGCAGGCAAGAACTTTTGTGTTGCAAAGCAGGATGGTATTTTGCTTACAGAATCTATTAACAAATCAAGACTACAGCCTGAAGCTGCTGATGAGTTATTGCAATTTGTCAAACCAGTTGAGAATGTTGTTACTTTTGTAGTGGCGGAGCAAGAAAGAGATCAATACCCAAGCAAGGAAAGGGGTGGAAGTATTTATTCTGGTAGGGTCACAAGATCTAGAAGTTCTGTCCGATCTCCAAAGTCTGTAGATGGGCTTTCCTGTGTAGGCAAAACTTCTGAAGGTGCAACATGTGACGAAAATATGCTTATAGAATGCATCAGCAGATCAAAGGCACAGCCTGATGTTGTTGATAAGTCGTTGGCATTGGTAAAGCCTACTGTTATTTCTGATGAAACATGTGGTTCTAGGAAAGCAAGAGACCACCGAAGCAAGGAAAAGGGCAACGATGTTTATCAAGGTAGATTAACAAGATCCAGAAGTTCTAGGCAATACCAAACAATGGAGAATGATGTTGTAGATCAATATAATGATGGTAGTACCAGGTCAAGATCTAATCATAGTGCAAAGTTGTTTAAACTCGATTCCTCTAATACTCTGGAGAATAAAGTTAGACAATCCAAATCAACAGCTTCCAACCAGTTCCTATATGCAAAGTCATCGGAGAGGTCTGAAGGGGTTGAACTTAGGGAGGTTTCTGGTACTCAAGTAGATTCTTTGCCTTGTATTGATGGTAGTGATCTAGCTGAATTGAATCAATGTGATGCATTTGTTGCTGAAACTGATGCAAATTCTGGTGAGTTAGTTGAGGCTTCAGCTAGTTCTGCCTCTAACTTGGATGGTGGTAACAATTCTTCTCTTATAAAGTCATTGAATAGGTATGAAAGAGTTGAGTTGGAAGTCATAGGAAAAAGTCAACAGTCTTCATCTGCTATTAAGGTGTTGCCCAAGCAActtgattttgatgatttggGAGACTGCACTGTGAAGGAAGCTTCTAGTCTTTTATTAAAGAGTGAAAACATGATCAACTCATTGGATAAAAGTTCTCTTACACCACTTCCTTGTGCAGATAATCTGGATGAAGTAACTTCTGTTCACTACCAAGAAACATACAACTCAACCCATGAAAGGCAGTTGCCAGAGGAGCAAGAAGATTTTAGCAAAGAAGAGAAACTGTCTGAAACAGCTTTTAGCAAGACATCTGGTGGTAGAATTTCCAATTTAAATGTTTTGTCCTCAGTAAAAGGCACACCTGAGGTTTGTACTGATGTTGTAACAAGTACTGTACCTGAAAGCATTGAAATCTCTGAACAGAAAACTTTCATGGAAGATCTTCCAACTACCTCTAAAGTTTGTTATGAAGCTTTGCATAAAAACTTACTACAAGATGGGGCAGGATCTAATATAGATGTTGAGTCAGGGATGGATTATCTCTTTGAGAAGGATAATGGGAAGGTTGAAGAAGCAAAATCTGTAATCATGGTCCGAGAAATTAGTCATCTTAATTTTAATACTGATTTATGTGGTGGTCCTCCTATTTGTAGCCCTCCCCTGCTAAGTGTAGCAGATGCAAGTACCATTGATGCATTTGGACATCCTTGTGCTGCATTATTTGAAGAAACAAAGGGTCGGTCTCTGAAAGAGAAAATGGAGTCCAGTCCTCAAAATCAAGATGAAGTCGCAATGGGAAGATGTATTGCTGGTGACACAGGTTCAGTTCTAGATCAAAAACATGCAAAATCAAGTGACAAGGTTGCAGTTCAGTCCATACGACCAGGTAAACACTCTAGATCCCACGTGGAGGGATCATGGTCTCATAAACGGAGGAAGGTTGATGGTCAACAAAGTAATTCCCTGTCTTTGTCATTAAACTTGATG GAGGAAGATGCTATGCAGTTAAACGCTAAGCTCCTAGTTGATGAAGAACAAAATGGG GGGAAATATAATCGAAAAGAGAGGGGCAGAAGTGAAAACACCCCTTCCAATTTTATGCATAAACAATTTGATGTGGCTTCTGTCTCAAGTTCACCCCTAGCGaaccttgaaaattttgatcaatCAGAGGATGCACCAGGAACAGTATATCCATCCAGCATCATGTTTGGTTCAACAAGGAAATGCACTGCAGATGAGAACCAAATTATATTGAATGTTGGGGATAACTCTGACTTTGCGAATATTGAACATTTGGCTTGTGATGAAAGGAGCAAGAAAGAAAGCAAATGTCAACTAGGAGAAGATGGTGAGTTTTCAACTTTTCTCATTAGTTCTCCTTGTCGACCACCTACAGATTTTATCAGTGCTGATCAAAGCAGACCAGAACTTGAGGGGTTCATTATTCAGACAGATGATAAACAAATATGTAATGGTGGAGAAGGCATTGGCTTTGAAAAATTGCACCTTTCAAATCCTACAATAGAACGGGCTAGCCTTATAGAGCAGCTTTGTAAATCTGCTTGCACCCGTACCCCACTGCCCCAATTTCCAACCACATATAGAATGCACCAAGCAACTGGTCTTTACCAATCTGTTCCTAAAGGACTTCTAGAATGCACGGATCTGAGGAGCACTCTTCCTAAAAATGATGATAGAAAAAGTCACCTTAAAGTTAGCAGTAGTTGCTTTGGTGAGGAAACAAACTGTGCGACTAGTCTTTGCCAATCTTTTCCTAATGGACTTCTAGAATGCATGGATCTGAGAAGTACTTTTCCTGAAAATGGTGATAGTAGTCACCTTAAAATTAGCAGTAGTTGCTTTGGTGAGGAAACAAACCGTGCATTTCTTGGAGGATGCTTTTCTGATTGCTTGCCATTGTCTAGTTCTCAACTTATCGGAAATGTGAAGAATCCTTATCTTTCTCCAGTTGGCAAGTTCTGGGATAGAATCATATCAAACTCTGACAGTTCAGAGAAGCGAGGTAGCCTAAAGCTAGAGCTGCCCTGCATTAATGAAGAAAATGAGAACACGGAAGAGGTGGTTGACGCAATTCACTTTCAGGAAGCCACTGCATCGAAACGATTGACTTGCTCTGCCAAAAGGGTACCACTTGCTGAGATTATGGAATGCCCAAATGCTCCATCAGTTTCTGGAGctgaaatatttaatgttagAGATAGCCTGGACTCTGTGAACACAGCCTACAGCTTCATTGGGACTGAGAATTGTATCAAGCAAAAAGTTGAAAAACAGAATGCCACAAAGAGGAGAGATATAAATAAGTCGAAAGAGAACTGCAGTATAGGACCAGGGATGACTACTACCAAAAGGACAAGTGAATCACTTCGTTATAAGTTCAGTAAACCAAAATTATCTCAGAAAACCAATCCAAGAAAAGGTGGGCCAAGTTTCTCAGAAAAGGAGTTGAAGCTAAATAATATAGTTTCAAATGTAACTTCATTTATTCCACTTGTTCAGCAAAAACAAGCAGCTTCCATTGCTACTG GGAAGAGGGATGTTAAAGTGAAGGCTCTGGAGGCTGCTGAAGCTGCAAAGAAACTTgctgaaaagaaagaaaatgatcGCAAGATGAAAAAGGAGGCCCTGAAACTTGAACGAGTGAGGTTGGAGCAAGAAAACTTGAGGCAGTTGGAGcttgagaagaaaaagaaagaagaacgAAAGAAAAAAGAGGCCGATATGGCTGCTAAGAAACGACagagggaagaagaagaaagattggagaaagagagaaaaagaaagcgTATTGAAGAAGCACGGAGGCAGCGATGTGCTTCTGAAGAAAATTTATGTTCAAAGAAAGATGGCAAAGAAAAGAAGTGCCAAGCCCGG GATGAGAGAGCACAAACAATAAAGGTTCCTAATGGTGAAGCATTGAAGCTTGAGAAAATGCAAAGAGTAGGCACAAATGAAGGAAAAATGTCAGCCAGGGAAATTAGCACAACTGTTTCTTCAACTACTGATACTATAAAAACTAGCACGGCCAATGAAGATTTTCATGCAAAG GCAATGAGCACCTTGGATAGAGCAAAAGCGAGTGATAATAATGATGCAGATATAACCATTGAACAATCTTATGATATTTCTCCTTACAAAGGTTctgatgatgaagaagatgacGGTGAAAGTGAACCTAACAGAAAATTTGTTCCTCCATGGGCAAG TAAAAATCACGTGGCCTGGGCTATCATTTCCCAGCAAAAAGTAGATCCAGAAGCAATATTTCCCCCAGAAAGCTTTTGTAGCATTTCTCAAG TTCTCTTGCCAAGAAAACTCCAGCAACATCGTGCAAGTTAA